From the Sphingomonas suaedae genome, one window contains:
- a CDS encoding VirB4 family type IV secretion/conjugal transfer ATPase, with protein sequence MQLLSPLTSDPKVIAREKPAGDHLPYARHVDDYTIETRDGLLMQTIQLRGLHFETADTEELNYRKRLRDAMLQAIGSSRFALYHHVVRRRVDTGLEAEFPDAFSQRLDTAWRTRLSTRQLYVNDLFLTLIRRPMQGQLGALDRVRSWLGKRVADRDASAAHELRQLDTARDALMAAMGSYEPKLLSVYDMPQGPCSEPLEFLSGLFNAELRPVLLPHEDIGQYLPWRRISFGQETVELGAAAGHPASYMGLLSIKDYPAQTAPGMFDELLRLPFELTISQSFGFVERQVALSRMNLALRRMRSAEDEALSLRAELSNAKDDVAAGRAGFGEHHMTIAIRGETPAKVDAAVAEAQATLADLGAIAVREDIALEPAFWAQFPGNFKYIARRGLISTRNFAGLASSHNFPQGQAIGNHWGEAVTLLETTAAGPYFFNFHQGDLGNFTVIGPSGSGKTVVLNFLLTQARKFRPRIIFFDKDRGAELFIRAIGGQYDQLRPGTPSGLNPLQLEDTPANRQFLIDWIALLAGGTVTEEVAQIKDAIDANFLQPLEHRRLAHLVELFRGGRRPHSEDLWSRLRPWWGDGERAWLFDNARDLTDLKSDTVGFDMTQILDDPALRSPAMMYLFHRVEERLDGSPAIIVVDEGWKALDDDVFVRRIKDWEKTIRKRNGIVGFATQSAQDALESRIASAIIEQAATQIFMASPKARAVDYMDGFGLSAHEFDLVRSLPDNAHCFLIKHGNHSVVARLNLSGERDILTILSGRERTVRLLDEIRTTSGDAPADWMPQLLERA encoded by the coding sequence ATGCAACTCCTATCGCCCCTGACCAGCGATCCCAAGGTCATCGCACGCGAGAAACCGGCAGGCGATCACCTGCCCTATGCGCGCCACGTCGACGATTACACGATCGAAACGCGTGACGGGCTACTCATGCAGACCATCCAGTTGCGCGGGCTGCATTTCGAGACCGCAGACACCGAAGAACTCAACTACCGCAAGCGGCTGCGCGACGCGATGCTGCAAGCGATCGGCTCCTCGCGCTTTGCGCTCTACCATCATGTGGTGCGTCGCCGGGTCGACACGGGCCTGGAAGCGGAGTTTCCGGACGCATTCTCGCAGCGGCTCGACACCGCATGGCGCACGCGATTGTCGACCCGTCAGCTCTACGTCAACGACCTGTTCCTGACCCTGATCCGACGCCCGATGCAAGGACAGCTCGGCGCGCTCGATCGGGTTCGTTCGTGGCTCGGAAAACGGGTCGCGGATCGCGATGCATCGGCCGCCCATGAACTGCGCCAGCTCGACACTGCGCGCGATGCGCTGATGGCGGCAATGGGCAGCTATGAGCCCAAGCTGCTCAGTGTCTACGACATGCCGCAAGGCCCCTGCTCGGAACCACTCGAGTTCCTGTCGGGCCTGTTCAACGCTGAGCTCCGCCCTGTCCTACTCCCGCATGAGGATATCGGCCAGTATCTACCCTGGCGACGCATCAGTTTCGGTCAGGAGACGGTCGAGCTTGGCGCGGCCGCAGGGCATCCCGCGAGCTATATGGGCCTCCTCTCGATCAAGGATTACCCGGCGCAGACTGCACCCGGCATGTTCGACGAGCTGCTGCGCTTGCCGTTCGAGCTCACCATCTCGCAAAGCTTTGGGTTCGTGGAACGACAGGTGGCACTCTCCCGCATGAACCTGGCGCTGCGCCGCATGCGATCGGCAGAGGATGAGGCGTTGAGCCTGCGCGCCGAACTCTCCAACGCCAAGGACGATGTCGCCGCGGGACGGGCGGGCTTTGGCGAACACCATATGACGATCGCGATCCGCGGCGAAACGCCCGCCAAAGTGGATGCGGCCGTCGCTGAGGCGCAGGCGACGCTTGCGGACCTCGGCGCAATCGCGGTGCGCGAGGATATCGCGCTCGAACCTGCGTTCTGGGCGCAGTTCCCCGGCAACTTCAAATATATCGCGCGGCGCGGTCTCATCTCGACACGAAACTTTGCAGGCCTCGCGAGCAGTCACAATTTTCCCCAAGGCCAAGCCATTGGCAATCACTGGGGCGAGGCGGTCACTCTGCTCGAGACCACGGCGGCGGGGCCGTATTTCTTCAACTTCCACCAGGGCGATCTCGGCAACTTTACCGTCATCGGACCGTCCGGGTCGGGCAAAACGGTCGTACTCAATTTTCTGCTCACGCAGGCCCGCAAGTTTCGCCCCCGCATCATCTTCTTTGATAAGGATCGGGGAGCCGAGCTCTTCATCCGGGCGATCGGCGGCCAGTACGACCAGCTGCGCCCCGGCACGCCCTCCGGCCTCAACCCGCTCCAGCTCGAGGACACGCCGGCCAATCGCCAGTTCCTGATCGACTGGATCGCGCTGTTGGCAGGCGGCACAGTGACCGAGGAGGTAGCGCAGATCAAGGACGCGATCGACGCGAACTTCTTGCAACCTCTGGAACACCGGCGCCTTGCCCATCTGGTCGAGCTGTTCCGGGGCGGGCGTCGCCCGCACAGCGAGGATCTGTGGTCGCGGCTGCGGCCCTGGTGGGGTGACGGCGAACGAGCCTGGCTGTTCGACAACGCGCGCGATCTTACCGACCTCAAGTCGGACACGGTCGGGTTCGACATGACGCAGATCCTTGACGATCCGGCACTGCGCTCGCCTGCGATGATGTATCTGTTCCACCGGGTGGAAGAGCGGCTCGATGGCAGCCCCGCGATCATCGTCGTGGACGAAGGCTGGAAGGCGCTTGACGACGATGTGTTCGTGCGTCGCATCAAGGATTGGGAAAAGACGATCCGCAAAAGGAACGGCATTGTAGGCTTTGCCACGCAAAGCGCGCAGGACGCGCTCGAAAGCCGAATCGCGAGCGCGATCATCGAACAGGCCGCCACGCAAATTTTCATGGCCAGCCCAAAGGCGCGCGCGGTCGACTATATGGATGGCTTTGGGCTCAGCGCGCACGAATTCGATCTGGTGCGCAGCCTTCCCGACAATGCGCATTGCTTCCTGATCAAGCATGGCAACCACAGCGTCGTCGCGCGGCTCAACCTCTCGGGCGAGCGCGATATCCTGACGATCCTCTCAGGCCGCGAACGTACGGTACGGCTGCTCGATGAAATCCGCACCACCAGCGGAGACGCCCCCGCCGACTGGATGCCGCAATTGCTGGAGCGCGCGTGA